One Mycobacterium sp. SMC-4 DNA window includes the following coding sequences:
- the nuoN gene encoding NADH-quinone oxidoreductase subunit NuoN, protein MNPVTPSVEYGLISPMLIVFGAAVLSVLIEAFLPRRSRYGAQVILSLGALAAAFVAVVLVARDLGAERGSLAVMGALAIDRPALFLQGTIVLVGVLGVLLIGQRQVGGGGESAHDDRGLDGFTPQASTVPGSVAEQAATRAAVVQTEVFPLTLFATGGMLIFPAANDLLTMFIALEVLSLPLYLLCGLARRRRLLSQEAALKYFLLGAFSSAFFLYGAAMLYGYAGTLKLPGIADAVAAGEGTTSLALVGIALLLVGVLFKVGAVPFHSWIPDVYQGAPTPITAFMAAATKIAAFGALLRLFYVAVPELHTAWRPVLWAVAILTMAVGTVAAVTQVDVKRMLGYSAVAHTGFILTGVIAGTEAGLSSTLFYLFAYGFSTVGAFAIVGLVRDAAGEEDSAVAHWAGLGRRYPVVGIVFSLFLLAFAGIPLTSGFVSKFAVFKAAGEGGAIPLVVVGVVASAIAAYFYVRVIVLMFFTERPDDAPEVVVPGAVTTAVVTVTAAVTFALGALPQPLLDLVNSADRFL, encoded by the coding sequence ATGAACCCGGTCACCCCGTCGGTCGAATACGGTCTGATCTCTCCGATGCTGATCGTGTTCGGCGCCGCCGTGCTCAGTGTGCTCATCGAAGCCTTCCTGCCGCGCCGCAGTCGTTATGGCGCACAGGTGATTCTGAGCCTGGGCGCGCTGGCGGCCGCGTTCGTCGCGGTCGTCCTGGTGGCGCGCGACCTGGGCGCTGAGCGCGGTTCGCTGGCCGTGATGGGCGCGCTGGCCATCGACAGACCTGCGTTGTTCCTGCAGGGCACCATTGTGCTGGTCGGCGTGTTGGGTGTGCTGTTGATCGGTCAGCGACAGGTCGGCGGTGGCGGCGAGTCCGCGCACGACGATCGAGGGCTCGATGGGTTCACCCCGCAGGCCTCCACGGTGCCGGGCAGTGTCGCAGAACAGGCGGCGACCCGGGCGGCAGTCGTGCAGACCGAGGTCTTCCCGCTGACATTGTTCGCCACCGGCGGCATGCTGATCTTCCCGGCCGCCAACGACTTGCTGACGATGTTCATCGCATTGGAGGTGCTCTCGCTTCCGCTGTATCTGCTATGCGGTCTGGCGCGGCGCCGTCGACTGCTGTCCCAGGAAGCTGCGCTCAAGTATTTTCTGCTGGGCGCGTTCTCGTCGGCATTCTTCCTCTACGGCGCAGCCATGCTCTACGGGTACGCCGGCACGCTGAAACTGCCCGGCATCGCCGACGCGGTAGCCGCCGGGGAGGGCACGACGTCGCTGGCCCTGGTCGGCATCGCCCTGCTGTTGGTGGGGGTGTTGTTCAAGGTCGGCGCCGTTCCGTTCCATTCCTGGATTCCCGACGTCTACCAGGGCGCTCCGACGCCGATCACCGCGTTCATGGCCGCTGCGACCAAGATCGCCGCGTTCGGGGCGCTGCTGCGGTTGTTCTACGTCGCGGTGCCCGAGTTGCACACCGCCTGGCGCCCGGTGCTGTGGGCGGTGGCGATCTTGACCATGGCGGTCGGCACCGTCGCGGCCGTCACCCAGGTCGACGTCAAGCGGATGCTGGGTTACTCCGCGGTGGCGCACACCGGCTTCATCCTGACTGGTGTGATCGCCGGCACCGAGGCCGGTCTGTCCTCGACGCTGTTCTACCTGTTCGCCTACGGGTTCTCGACGGTCGGAGCCTTCGCGATCGTCGGTTTGGTGCGCGACGCCGCCGGCGAGGAAGACAGCGCGGTGGCGCACTGGGCGGGTCTGGGACGGCGCTACCCCGTCGTCGGGATCGTGTTCTCGCTGTTCCTGCTCGCGTTCGCCGGGATTCCGTTGACCAGCGGCTTCGTCAGTAAGTTCGCGGTGTTCAAGGCTGCGGGTGAGGGCGGGGCGATTCCGTTGGTGGTGGTCGGCGTGGTCGCCAGCGCGATCGCGGCGTACTTCTACGTCCGGGTCATCGTGCTGATGTTCTTCACCGAACGACCAGACGACGCGCCCGAGGTGGTGGTACCCGGGGCGGTGACCACGGCCGTCGTCACCGTGACCGCGGCAGTCACCTTCGCGCTGGGCGCGCTGCCCCAGCCGCTGCTCGACCTGGTGAACTCGGCGGACCGGTTCCTCTGA
- a CDS encoding flavin monoamine oxidase family protein has product MVDVVVVGAGFAGLTAARELTRLGHDVIVLEGRDRVGGRSYTVELAGVAVDLGATFVGPTQDAVLTLAAELGCEPIATFGRGKNLIRWRGRVRSYRSTIPRLSVLELLDVSRIQWRFERLCRKVPVSQPWTSPAAEQLDSLSLDRWLRSVHAGASTRDLMAIMSRVTWGAEPDAVSLLHAVRYVKAAGGLGRMLDVEGGAQQDRFLAGTQQIALRMAEELGDRVRLGAPVRRIATRPEGPVTISTGTEDITAAAVVVAIAPAHRTHIDFDPPLPPGYDMLARNWPQGRLSKAYAAYDRPFWRDGGCSGEALSDEGPVFITFDVSPEDSGPGVLLGFTDARTFDPLPEHRRREVALAGFAALFGDAANQPLGYRDHCWGREDFAPGGPTAAVPPGAWTRHGQWLRAPLDGIHWAGTETADVWTGFLDGAVRSGLRAAGEVHHVLAGRG; this is encoded by the coding sequence ATGGTCGACGTCGTTGTCGTGGGGGCGGGGTTCGCGGGACTCACCGCGGCCCGCGAGCTGACCAGGTTGGGTCACGACGTGATCGTCCTGGAAGGCCGTGACCGGGTGGGCGGGCGGTCCTACACCGTCGAGTTGGCCGGTGTGGCGGTGGACCTCGGCGCGACGTTCGTCGGGCCCACCCAGGACGCGGTGCTCACGCTGGCCGCCGAGCTGGGCTGTGAGCCGATTGCGACCTTCGGTCGGGGCAAGAATCTGATTCGCTGGCGCGGCCGGGTCCGCAGCTACCGCAGCACCATTCCTCGGCTGTCGGTGCTCGAACTGCTCGACGTCTCACGCATCCAGTGGCGGTTCGAACGCCTCTGCCGCAAGGTGCCGGTCAGCCAGCCGTGGACCTCCCCGGCCGCCGAGCAGTTGGACTCACTGTCCCTGGATCGCTGGCTGCGATCGGTGCACGCCGGCGCGTCGACCCGCGACCTGATGGCGATCATGTCGCGGGTGACCTGGGGCGCCGAGCCCGACGCGGTCTCGCTGCTGCACGCGGTGCGCTACGTCAAAGCCGCCGGGGGGCTGGGCCGCATGCTCGATGTCGAGGGCGGTGCCCAGCAGGACCGCTTCCTGGCCGGCACGCAGCAGATCGCGCTGCGGATGGCCGAGGAACTCGGTGACCGGGTCCGGCTGGGAGCGCCGGTGCGCCGCATCGCCACCCGACCGGAGGGTCCGGTGACCATCTCCACCGGCACCGAGGACATCACCGCCGCCGCGGTCGTGGTCGCGATCGCCCCGGCACACCGCACCCACATCGACTTCGATCCGCCCCTGCCGCCGGGTTACGACATGCTGGCCCGGAACTGGCCCCAGGGCCGGCTGAGCAAGGCCTACGCCGCCTACGACAGACCGTTCTGGCGTGACGGCGGCTGTTCGGGTGAGGCGCTGTCCGACGAGGGACCGGTGTTCATCACCTTCGACGTCAGCCCGGAGGACTCCGGTCCCGGTGTGCTGCTCGGGTTCACCGACGCGCGCACCTTCGACCCGTTGCCCGAACACCGGCGTCGCGAGGTCGCGCTGGCCGGGTTCGCCGCGTTGTTCGGTGACGCCGCCAACCAGCCGCTGGGCTATCGCGATCACTGCTGGGGGCGCGAGGACTTCGCTCCCGGCGGGCCGACCGCAGCGGTCCCTCCCGGGGCGTGGACCCGACACGGGCAGTGGTTGCGCGCACCGCTCGACGGCATCCACTGGGCAGGCACCGAGACTGCCGACGTGTGGACCGGTTTCCTCGACGGCGCCGTGCGCTCAGGGTTACGGGCGGCCGGCGAGGTGCATCACGTGCTGGCGGGCCGCGGCTGA
- a CDS encoding NAD(P)/FAD-dependent oxidoreductase: MRQHDHEFSARPDVDVLIIGAGISGIGAAYRIQERNPQLSYRILERRSRIGGTWDLHRYPGIRSDSDILTLSYPWEPWTRPENVADGPDIRNYLEDTARKHDIYRHIQFDTRVLAADWDSTTDTWTVQITHDGQPTTVRGRFLFFATGYYDYDHPFRPELPGQADFAGPVVHPQHWPEDLDYTGKKVVVIGSGATAISMIPALVKDAGHVTMVQRSPTYLLSGERINPVVQFLRRIPPRRLGYRLAWLYNLLFIVTVYGVARKAPKLSRRIIRAVAKHHLPKGYPVDVHFNPSYDPWDQRLCLILSGDFYEAIAGGRADVVTDRIDHIDSSGVVLASGQRVEADVLVTATGLQLQALGGVALSIDGEEIKPQQRFVYKEHLLQDVPNLAWCVGYINASWTLRADLTARAVANLLAHMDSHGYTHAYPHLGDVAMEEKPAWDINAGYVKRSPHALPKSGTHRPWNVRHNYVLDAIDHRFDRIGESMVFGRAKVPEIRPA; encoded by the coding sequence GTGCGCCAGCACGATCACGAGTTCTCGGCACGTCCAGACGTCGATGTCCTGATCATCGGGGCGGGTATCTCCGGAATCGGAGCGGCCTACCGGATCCAGGAACGCAACCCGCAGTTGAGCTACCGGATCCTGGAACGACGCTCGCGGATCGGCGGTACCTGGGATCTGCACCGCTACCCGGGCATCCGCTCCGACAGCGACATCCTGACGCTGTCCTATCCGTGGGAGCCGTGGACCCGGCCCGAGAACGTCGCCGACGGCCCCGACATCCGCAACTACCTCGAGGACACCGCCCGCAAGCACGACATCTACCGCCACATCCAGTTCGACACCAGGGTGCTGGCCGCCGACTGGGATTCGACCACCGATACCTGGACGGTGCAGATCACCCACGACGGTCAGCCCACCACGGTGCGGGGCCGGTTCCTGTTCTTCGCGACCGGCTACTACGACTACGACCATCCGTTCCGGCCCGAATTGCCCGGGCAGGCCGACTTCGCCGGCCCGGTGGTACATCCGCAGCACTGGCCCGAGGACCTGGACTACACCGGCAAGAAGGTCGTGGTGATCGGCAGCGGCGCCACCGCGATCAGCATGATCCCGGCGCTGGTCAAAGATGCCGGGCACGTCACGATGGTGCAGCGGTCGCCGACGTATCTGCTGTCGGGGGAGCGGATCAACCCGGTGGTTCAGTTCCTGCGCAGGATCCCGCCGCGCCGGCTCGGGTACCGGCTGGCATGGCTGTACAACCTGCTGTTCATCGTCACGGTCTACGGGGTGGCTCGCAAAGCCCCCAAGCTGAGCCGGCGCATCATCCGGGCTGTTGCCAAACATCATCTGCCCAAGGGCTATCCGGTCGATGTGCACTTCAATCCCAGCTACGACCCGTGGGATCAGCGACTGTGCCTGATCCTGTCCGGTGACTTCTACGAAGCCATTGCGGGGGGCCGTGCCGACGTGGTGACCGATCGGATCGACCACATCGACAGCTCCGGGGTGGTGTTGGCCTCCGGACAGCGGGTCGAGGCCGACGTGCTGGTCACCGCCACCGGCCTGCAGCTGCAGGCCCTGGGCGGGGTGGCGCTGAGCATCGACGGCGAGGAGATCAAGCCCCAGCAGCGCTTCGTCTACAAGGAGCACCTGCTCCAAGACGTGCCCAACCTGGCCTGGTGCGTGGGCTACATCAACGCATCATGGACGCTGCGGGCCGACCTCACCGCCCGAGCGGTGGCGAACCTGTTGGCGCACATGGATTCCCACGGCTATACCCACGCCTACCCGCACCTGGGCGACGTCGCGATGGAAGAAAAGCCGGCCTGGGACATCAACGCCGGTTACGTGAAGCGCTCGCCGCACGCGCTGCCGAAATCCGGGACACACCGGCCCTGGAACGTGCGGCACAACTACGTGCTCGACGCGATCGACCACCGGTTCGACCGGATCGGGGAATCGATGGTGTTCGGCCGCGCGAAGGTCCCCGAAATCCGCCCCGCCTGA
- a CDS encoding phosphotransferase family protein produces MSSEPSVEDVERLQRSSRDMSDVPAALSQWLSTVLPDVAPEITVESGVDSNGMSSETILLSGRWHQAGAPVEQKWVARVAPAEADVPVFEHYRLDHQHEVMRLVAELTDVPVPRVRWLETTGDVLGRPFFLMDRVEGVVPPDVMPYPFGGNWLFDASPEQQRQVQDKTVEVLASLHSIPQAAQVFGFLQDCDPPGETALHRHFGWLKRWYEFAVPDIGRSALVERALAWLDEHFPDDVAAAEPVLAWGDARIGNVIYQDFRPVAVLDWEMATVGPRQLDLAWICFAHMVFQELTKLAGLPGMPDFLREEDVLATYREHTGVAITDLDWFYVYSAVIWCCVFMRTGARRVRFGEAERPDDPESLFYHAALLRRMIGEES; encoded by the coding sequence GTGAGCAGTGAACCATCAGTCGAAGACGTCGAACGCCTGCAGCGGTCCAGCCGCGACATGTCTGATGTGCCGGCGGCATTGTCGCAGTGGCTGTCGACGGTGCTGCCCGATGTCGCGCCGGAGATCACCGTGGAAAGTGGTGTCGACAGCAACGGCATGTCCTCCGAGACGATCCTGCTGTCCGGACGCTGGCACCAGGCCGGCGCTCCGGTCGAGCAGAAGTGGGTGGCCCGAGTGGCGCCGGCAGAGGCCGACGTCCCCGTCTTCGAACATTACCGGCTCGACCACCAGCACGAGGTGATGCGGCTGGTCGCCGAACTGACCGATGTGCCGGTGCCTCGGGTGCGCTGGCTGGAAACCACCGGAGATGTGCTCGGTCGGCCGTTCTTCCTGATGGACCGGGTCGAGGGGGTGGTGCCACCCGACGTGATGCCCTACCCGTTCGGCGGTAACTGGCTCTTCGACGCCTCCCCCGAACAGCAGCGCCAGGTTCAGGACAAGACCGTCGAGGTGCTGGCCTCGCTACACAGCATTCCCCAGGCCGCGCAGGTGTTCGGCTTCCTGCAGGACTGTGATCCGCCCGGAGAAACCGCACTGCACCGCCACTTCGGCTGGCTGAAACGCTGGTATGAGTTCGCCGTGCCCGACATCGGGCGATCAGCGTTGGTCGAGCGGGCTCTGGCCTGGCTCGACGAGCACTTCCCCGACGACGTCGCTGCTGCCGAACCGGTGTTGGCGTGGGGTGACGCGCGCATCGGCAACGTGATCTACCAGGACTTCCGTCCGGTCGCGGTGTTGGACTGGGAGATGGCAACAGTCGGCCCGCGCCAACTCGACCTGGCCTGGATCTGCTTTGCCCACATGGTCTTTCAGGAACTGACCAAACTCGCCGGACTGCCCGGCATGCCGGACTTCCTGCGCGAGGAAGACGTGCTGGCCACCTACCGGGAACACACCGGCGTGGCGATCACCGACCTCGACTGGTTCTACGTCTATTCCGCGGTGATCTGGTGCTGTGTCTTCATGCGCACCGGCGCACGCCGGGTGCGTTTCGGCGAGGCCGAACGGCCCGATGATCCGGAGTCGTTGTTCTACCACGCCGCGTTGCTGCGGCGGATGATCGGAGAGGAAAGCTGA
- a CDS encoding NADH-quinone oxidoreductase subunit M translates to MTGVPWLTVLWVVPMVGALAVMLLPPAARHLAKGVALAVSLVVLAVTAVVVAGFDPAGEQFQFVENYRWIPSFGTGYILGVDGIALALVVLTAMLVPLLIVAGWNDARDESSWGGRSVHIYFALTLAVEGMVLIALLALDILLFYVFFEAMLIPMYFLIGGFGGARRSAAAVKFLLYNLFGGLIMLAAVIGLYVATAASPAFDAGTFDFRAIVAAVTGGEFVLNPVVMHLIFGGFMFAFAIKAPLWPLHRWLPDAAVEATPASAVLMMAVVDKVGTFGMIRYCLPLFGDSAAYFQPLIITLAVIGIVYGAIVAIGQTDVMRLIAYTSISHFGFIILGIFVMTSQGQSGSTLYMVNHGISTAALFLIAGFLVSQRGSRLISAYGGVQKVAPVLAGTFLIAGLATLSLPGLAPFISEFLVLIGTFVRYPILAVLAAGALVLSAIYILWTYQRMMTGPVTPGNAELRDLRPREIAVVAPLIALLVVLGVYPKPALDVIDPAVGHTLTSIGQTDPPPAIAEGPLR, encoded by the coding sequence GTGACGGGCGTTCCGTGGCTGACGGTGCTGTGGGTGGTTCCGATGGTCGGCGCACTGGCGGTGATGCTGCTCCCGCCGGCGGCGCGCCACCTGGCCAAAGGGGTGGCCCTGGCGGTGTCGCTGGTGGTGCTGGCCGTCACCGCCGTGGTGGTGGCCGGCTTCGACCCCGCGGGTGAGCAGTTCCAGTTCGTGGAGAACTACCGCTGGATCCCATCTTTCGGCACCGGCTACATCCTGGGCGTCGACGGGATCGCATTGGCGTTGGTGGTGCTGACCGCGATGCTGGTTCCGCTGCTGATCGTCGCCGGCTGGAACGATGCGCGCGATGAATCCAGTTGGGGCGGAAGGTCGGTGCACATCTACTTCGCGCTGACGCTGGCCGTCGAGGGTATGGTGCTGATCGCCCTGCTCGCCCTGGACATCCTGCTGTTCTATGTGTTCTTCGAAGCGATGCTGATCCCGATGTATTTCTTGATCGGGGGTTTCGGCGGCGCACGGCGCAGTGCGGCAGCGGTGAAGTTCCTGCTGTACAACCTGTTCGGCGGTCTGATCATGCTGGCCGCGGTCATCGGTCTCTACGTCGCGACGGCGGCCAGTCCGGCATTCGACGCCGGCACGTTCGATTTCCGCGCGATCGTCGCCGCGGTCACCGGTGGTGAGTTTGTGCTCAACCCGGTGGTCATGCACCTGATCTTCGGCGGGTTCATGTTCGCGTTCGCGATCAAGGCGCCGCTGTGGCCGTTGCACCGCTGGCTGCCCGATGCGGCGGTGGAGGCGACCCCGGCCAGCGCGGTGCTGATGATGGCGGTGGTGGACAAGGTCGGCACGTTCGGCATGATCCGCTACTGCCTGCCGCTGTTCGGCGATTCCGCCGCCTACTTCCAGCCACTGATCATCACCCTGGCGGTGATCGGCATCGTCTACGGTGCCATCGTGGCGATCGGCCAGACCGACGTGATGCGGTTGATCGCCTACACCTCCATCTCGCACTTCGGCTTCATCATCCTCGGTATCTTCGTGATGACCTCCCAGGGCCAGTCCGGGTCCACGCTGTACATGGTCAATCACGGCATCTCCACCGCCGCGCTGTTCTTGATCGCGGGATTCCTGGTATCACAGCGGGGTTCGCGACTGATCTCCGCGTACGGGGGCGTGCAGAAGGTGGCGCCGGTGCTGGCAGGCACCTTCCTCATCGCCGGCTTGGCGACGCTGTCGCTGCCGGGGCTGGCACCGTTCATCAGCGAATTCCTGGTTCTGATCGGCACATTCGTCCGTTATCCGATACTCGCGGTGCTGGCCGCCGGCGCGCTGGTGCTCTCCGCCATCTACATCCTGTGGACGTACCAGCGGATGATGACCGGGCCGGTGACCCCGGGCAATGCCGAATTGCGTGATCTGCGACCACGCGAGATCGCTGTCGTCGCACCGCTGATCGCGCTGCTCGTGGTTCTCGGGGTTTATCCCAAACCGGCGTTGGACGTGATCGATCCGGCAGTCGGGCACACGCTGACCTCCATCGGCCAAACCGATCCACCGCCCGCGATCGCGGAAGGACCGCTGCGATGA
- a CDS encoding enoyl-CoA hydratase, which translates to MTAEQLALTADVDAVRVITLNRPSARNALGRELIRAVYDALTAADADESVRAVVLTGTDPAFCAGIDLKEAARDGMAYFDEFQRYSCIAAVAAMRTPVVGAINGATFTGGLEMALGCDFLIASHRAVFADTHARVGILPGGGMTARLPQIVGAAMARRLSMTGEVVDAARAERIGLVTEVVAHEQLLARAVDLAAQITEVPRATMRGLKQIYTRGAAAVIDPALAAEEQIATSADRDLDGIAARFDAVTERNKGQIAPR; encoded by the coding sequence ATGACCGCTGAACAACTCGCGTTGACCGCCGATGTGGACGCGGTACGGGTGATCACGTTGAACCGTCCATCGGCACGCAACGCGCTGGGCCGCGAGCTGATTCGCGCCGTCTACGACGCGTTGACCGCCGCCGACGCCGACGAGTCGGTCCGGGCGGTCGTGCTCACCGGCACCGATCCGGCGTTCTGCGCGGGCATCGACCTCAAGGAAGCGGCCCGCGACGGCATGGCGTACTTCGACGAGTTCCAGCGCTACAGCTGCATCGCGGCGGTGGCCGCGATGCGCACCCCGGTGGTCGGCGCGATCAACGGCGCGACCTTCACCGGCGGTCTGGAGATGGCCCTGGGCTGCGACTTCCTGATCGCCTCACACCGCGCGGTGTTCGCCGACACCCACGCGCGGGTCGGCATCCTGCCCGGCGGTGGCATGACCGCCCGGCTGCCGCAGATCGTCGGCGCGGCGATGGCACGTCGATTGTCGATGACCGGCGAGGTGGTCGACGCCGCGCGGGCCGAACGCATCGGACTGGTCACCGAGGTGGTGGCCCACGAGCAGCTGCTGGCACGGGCGGTGGACCTGGCGGCGCAGATCACCGAGGTGCCGCGCGCGACGATGCGGGGACTCAAGCAGATCTACACCCGCGGGGCGGCTGCGGTGATCGATCCGGCGCTGGCCGCCGAGGAGCAGATCGCGACGAGCGCGGACCGCGACCTCGACGGCATCGCAGCACGGTTCGACGCGGTCACCGAGCGCAACAAGGGCCAGATCGCACCCCGCTGA
- a CDS encoding TetR/AcrR family transcriptional regulator: MKAEPSAADKSSGAGRPRDPRIDAAILRATAELLVEIGYANLTMAAVAERAGTTKTALYRRWSSKAELVHEAAFPATPSAIESPPGDFGSDLRAMIEVTRDVFVTPVVRAALPGLIADMTADADLAGRVAARFGDVIVALRERLDEAIKRGEVRSGVTPERLVDIIGGATLLAVLQSPDDLTSGDWVDSVTEILVRGVTAP; encoded by the coding sequence ATGAAAGCAGAACCGTCCGCGGCTGACAAGAGCTCCGGGGCCGGACGGCCCAGGGATCCACGCATCGACGCTGCCATACTGCGCGCGACCGCGGAGTTGCTTGTCGAAATCGGTTACGCCAACCTGACGATGGCCGCGGTCGCCGAACGGGCCGGAACGACCAAGACCGCGCTGTATCGCCGGTGGTCCAGCAAAGCTGAGTTGGTGCACGAGGCCGCGTTTCCGGCCACGCCGTCGGCGATCGAATCGCCGCCCGGGGATTTCGGCTCGGACCTACGGGCGATGATCGAGGTGACGCGCGATGTGTTCGTCACCCCGGTGGTGCGGGCCGCGCTGCCGGGACTGATCGCCGACATGACGGCCGACGCCGATCTGGCCGGCCGGGTCGCCGCCCGCTTCGGCGACGTGATCGTCGCGCTGCGGGAGCGTCTCGACGAGGCCATCAAGCGTGGCGAGGTGCGCAGCGGGGTGACGCCGGAACGTCTGGTCGACATCATCGGCGGGGCCACCCTGCTGGCCGTACTGCAATCTCCGGATGACCTGACCAGCGGCGACTGGGTGGACAGCGTCACCGAGATCCTGGTGCGCGGCGTCACCGCACCCTGA